A DNA window from Longimicrobium sp. contains the following coding sequences:
- a CDS encoding single-stranded DNA-binding protein, which yields MSLNKAMIIGNVGSDPEIRTIPSGARVAQFSVATSRRWNDKNGQQQEKTEWHRIVAWERLVDIIERYVKKGDRIYVEGEIEYRQYQDKDNVTKYATEIRAREVLLLGGKREGGEGGGGSFDRGGSRQPASRGAGGGGGAGGGGGRGGGSDYDDFQAPPFQDDDDLPF from the coding sequence ATGAGCTTGAACAAGGCGATGATCATCGGGAACGTGGGATCGGATCCCGAGATCCGCACCATTCCCAGCGGCGCGCGGGTCGCGCAGTTCTCGGTGGCTACCAGCCGGCGCTGGAACGACAAGAACGGCCAGCAGCAGGAGAAGACGGAGTGGCACCGCATCGTCGCCTGGGAGCGGCTGGTGGACATCATCGAGCGCTACGTGAAGAAGGGCGACCGGATCTACGTGGAGGGCGAGATCGAGTACCGGCAGTACCAGGACAAGGACAACGTGACCAAGTACGCCACCGAGATCCGTGCCCGCGAGGTGCTGCTGCTGGGTGGCAAGCGCGAGGGCGGTGAGGGCGGCGGCGGCAGCTTCGACCGCGGCGGTTCGCGCCAGCCGGCGTCGCGCGGCGCGGGCGGCGGCGGTGGTGCGGGCGGTGGCGGCGGCCGCGGCGGCGGGAGCGACTACGACGACTTCC